Proteins encoded together in one Cellulomonas gilvus ATCC 13127 window:
- a CDS encoding sensor histidine kinase has translation MTERYEGISIAGRGARDSRPTARLLRMISRYTGPEAGVVERQLPFVLVYLAAMVVLRALPDTVTRPGLVVASASLAIAVTLLALVLPWRSLPAWAGDLLPVGSLVCVALLRAGTGGQGSLFAALLFVPVITLAAQPGRRGIVLATLGAMLVVFTPSLFEHGGLGRLVVARAVVVAGVACCVAVVAHETTERLRVRNAALNRLQVEQQRLLDLVRADAELIAREAAGRDAAYAQLVSVIDAATEQAIIATDADGMVQVFNAGAERLLGYAQGSVVGRVRLTQFHDPDELAERYAELFDHPVRGEGEQRDRRLLEAVVAPSRAHGAVRDWTYVAKDGTAKTVRLAVTRRHATGDADGGYVVVATDVTAEREAAALKDAFVGLVSHELRTPLTAMLGYLELLQDGPDPLTADQRADLAVVERNARRQLRLVSDLLLTVQVEAGRFSIVPEQVDLEEVVRSSVLSVLPVAEASRVTLTVEGTPAPLHGDALRLGQVVDNLVTNALKFTPARGRVTVTVGPDEGGGARLEVADTGMGIPPDELEQLADRFFRSSNARRAAVPGVGLGLSIAKAVIDAHGGTLGVSSTLGEGTTFTVVLPPRPPDDPSQHA, from the coding sequence ATGACCGAGCGGTACGAGGGCATCTCGATCGCGGGCCGCGGGGCCCGCGACAGCCGACCCACCGCGCGACTGCTGCGGATGATCTCGCGCTACACCGGGCCCGAGGCGGGCGTGGTGGAGCGGCAGCTGCCGTTCGTGCTGGTGTACCTCGCGGCCATGGTGGTCCTGCGCGCGCTGCCGGACACCGTGACGCGGCCCGGGCTGGTCGTGGCGTCGGCGAGCCTCGCGATCGCCGTGACGCTGCTCGCGCTCGTGCTCCCGTGGCGCTCGTTGCCCGCCTGGGCGGGCGACCTGCTGCCCGTCGGGTCGCTCGTGTGCGTCGCGCTGCTGCGCGCGGGCACCGGCGGGCAGGGCTCGCTGTTCGCCGCGCTGCTGTTCGTGCCGGTCATCACGCTCGCGGCGCAGCCCGGTCGCCGCGGCATCGTGCTGGCGACCCTGGGCGCGATGCTGGTGGTCTTCACGCCCTCGCTCTTCGAGCACGGCGGGCTCGGCCGGCTCGTCGTGGCGCGGGCCGTCGTCGTCGCCGGGGTGGCGTGCTGCGTGGCGGTCGTCGCGCACGAGACCACCGAGCGGCTGCGGGTCCGCAACGCCGCGCTCAACCGGCTCCAGGTCGAGCAGCAGCGCCTGCTGGACCTGGTCCGCGCGGACGCCGAGCTCATCGCGCGCGAGGCCGCGGGCCGCGACGCGGCGTACGCGCAGCTGGTCTCGGTGATCGACGCCGCGACCGAGCAGGCCATCATCGCGACCGACGCCGACGGCATGGTGCAGGTCTTCAACGCGGGCGCCGAGCGGCTCCTGGGCTACGCGCAGGGCTCGGTGGTCGGGCGCGTCCGGCTCACCCAGTTCCACGACCCCGACGAGCTCGCGGAGCGGTACGCCGAGCTGTTCGACCACCCCGTGCGCGGTGAGGGCGAGCAGCGCGACCGTCGGCTGCTCGAGGCCGTCGTCGCCCCCAGCCGCGCGCACGGCGCGGTCCGGGACTGGACGTACGTCGCCAAGGACGGCACCGCCAAGACCGTCCGGCTCGCGGTGACCCGGCGCCATGCGACCGGCGACGCCGACGGCGGCTACGTCGTGGTCGCCACCGACGTGACCGCCGAGCGCGAGGCCGCCGCGCTCAAGGACGCGTTCGTGGGGCTGGTCAGCCACGAGCTGCGCACACCGCTGACCGCGATGCTCGGCTACCTGGAGCTGCTGCAGGACGGCCCCGACCCGCTCACCGCAGACCAGCGCGCGGACCTGGCCGTGGTCGAGCGCAACGCGCGCCGCCAGCTGCGCCTGGTGAGCGACCTGCTGCTGACCGTGCAGGTGGAGGCCGGCCGGTTCTCGATCGTCCCCGAACAGGTCGACCTCGAGGAGGTGGTCCGCTCCTCGGTCCTGTCGGTGCTGCCCGTCGCGGAGGCGTCGCGCGTCACGCTCACGGTGGAGGGCACGCCGGCCCCGCTGCACGGCGACGCGCTGCGCCTGGGGCAGGTGGTGGACAACCTGGTGACCAACGCGCTCAAGTTCACGCCCGCGCGCGGCCGCGTGACGGTCACCGTGGGCCCCGACGAGGGTGGCGGCGCGCGCCTCGAGGTCGCGGACACCGGGATGGGCATCCCGCCCGACGAGCTCGAGCAGCTCGCCGACCGCTTCTTCCGCAGCAGCAACGCGCGGCGCGCCGCGGTCCCCGGTGTGGGTCTGGGCCTGTCCATCGCCAAGGCCGTGATCGACGCGCACGGCGGCACGCTCGGCGTGAGCAGCACGCTCGGCGAGGGCACGACGTTCACCGTGGTGCTCCCGCCGCGCCCACCGGACGATCCGTCCCAGCACGCCTGA
- a CDS encoding signal peptidase I, with protein sequence MPRPPRHPISVPADRRDPRPRPVAPRRRRSRARTVVSAALWVVVAVGTLAFATSLAVPLWFQAQNQRLLIVTSGSMSPVFEAGDAVVMRKVDDPSQLKVGQIVSFWPLGSENLVTHRVVDLITLPTLRQDEETGRMVPVIDPETNQPRENRYIITKGDANDENDPNATPYTRVRGIVLDVHTGWGWLLEWTSSPVGRAVMLVPPLLALGTLELLAVRDARHRRREKAPNRDERHVDAYLQG encoded by the coding sequence ATGCCCCGCCCGCCGCGACACCCGATCTCGGTCCCGGCTGATCGTCGCGACCCGCGGCCCCGCCCGGTCGCACCCCGGCGACGGCGCTCGCGCGCCCGGACCGTGGTCTCGGCCGCGCTGTGGGTGGTGGTCGCGGTGGGCACGTTGGCGTTCGCCACGTCGCTCGCGGTCCCGCTGTGGTTCCAGGCGCAGAACCAGCGGCTGCTGATCGTCACGTCCGGCTCCATGTCGCCGGTGTTCGAGGCGGGCGACGCCGTCGTCATGCGCAAGGTCGACGACCCGTCGCAGCTCAAGGTCGGGCAGATCGTCTCGTTCTGGCCGCTCGGCTCGGAGAACCTGGTCACGCACCGCGTCGTCGACCTCATCACGCTGCCGACGCTGCGCCAGGACGAGGAGACGGGCCGGATGGTGCCCGTGATCGACCCGGAGACGAACCAGCCGCGCGAGAACCGGTACATCATCACCAAGGGCGACGCGAACGACGAGAACGACCCGAACGCGACCCCCTACACCCGCGTGCGGGGCATCGTCCTGGACGTGCACACCGGCTGGGGCTGGCTGCTGGAGTGGACGAGCTCCCCCGTGGGCCGCGCGGTCATGCTGGTGCCCCCGCTGCTGGCGCTCGGTACGCTCGAGCTGCTCGCGGTGCGCGACGCGCGGCACCGCCGCCGGGAGAAGGCACCGAACCGGGACGAGAGGCACGTGGATGCGTATCTCCAGGGATGA
- a CDS encoding LLM class flavin-dependent oxidoreductase produces MQFGIFSVGDVTTDPTTGRTPDDTERVRAMLTIARHADEAGLDVFATGEHHNPPFVPSSPTTMLGYLAGVTKQITLSTATTLITTNDPVRLAEEYAMLQVISDGRMDLMMGRGNTGPVYPWFGQDIRQGLPLAVENYALLRRLWTEEVVDWSGKFRTPLQGFTSTPRPLDGVPPFVWHGSIRTPEIAEQAAFYGDGFLHNAIFWPMEHTAQMVNFYRRRYEHHGHGAADQAIVGLGGQVFMRKDSQKAWDEFRPYFDNAPVYGHGPSMEDFTRETPLTVGSPQQVIDRYGAFWEQVGHYQRQLFLMDHAGLPLKTVLEQIDLLAEEVVPVLRREAEARRPAHVPAGPPTHAERVAAARAAGQVHTQQVGAADHWTGRTAEDDLAAADAVTR; encoded by the coding sequence ATGCAGTTCGGCATCTTCTCCGTCGGTGACGTGACGACCGACCCGACCACGGGCCGCACGCCGGACGACACCGAGCGCGTGCGCGCGATGCTCACGATCGCCCGGCACGCCGACGAGGCGGGCCTCGACGTGTTCGCGACCGGTGAGCACCACAACCCGCCGTTCGTGCCCTCGTCGCCCACGACGATGCTCGGCTACCTCGCCGGCGTGACGAAGCAGATCACGCTGTCCACCGCGACGACGCTCATCACGACCAACGACCCGGTGCGGCTGGCCGAGGAGTACGCGATGCTCCAGGTCATCTCCGACGGCCGGATGGACCTCATGATGGGCCGCGGCAACACCGGCCCGGTCTATCCCTGGTTCGGCCAGGACATCCGCCAGGGCCTGCCGCTCGCCGTGGAGAACTACGCGCTGCTGCGGCGCCTGTGGACCGAGGAGGTCGTCGACTGGTCGGGCAAGTTCCGCACCCCGCTGCAGGGCTTCACGTCCACGCCGCGTCCGCTGGACGGCGTCCCGCCGTTCGTGTGGCACGGCTCGATCCGCACGCCCGAGATCGCCGAGCAGGCCGCGTTCTACGGTGACGGCTTCCTGCACAACGCGATCTTCTGGCCCATGGAGCACACCGCGCAGATGGTGAACTTCTACCGCCGCCGCTACGAGCACCACGGGCACGGCGCGGCCGACCAGGCCATCGTCGGGCTGGGCGGTCAGGTGTTCATGCGCAAGGACTCGCAGAAGGCGTGGGACGAGTTCCGGCCGTACTTCGACAACGCGCCCGTCTACGGCCACGGGCCGTCGATGGAGGACTTCACGCGCGAGACGCCGCTGACCGTCGGATCGCCGCAGCAGGTCATCGACCGGTACGGCGCGTTCTGGGAGCAGGTGGGGCACTACCAGCGCCAGCTGTTCCTCATGGACCACGCCGGGCTGCCCCTCAAGACCGTGCTCGAGCAGATCGACCTGCTGGCCGAGGAGGTCGTGCCCGTGCTGCGCCGCGAGGCCGAGGCGCGGCGTCCCGCGCACGTGCCCGCCGGCCCGCCCACCCACGCCGAGCGCGTCGCCGCGGCCCGCGCCGCCGGGCAGGTGCACACGCAGCAGGTGGGCGCGGCCGACCACTGGACCGGGAGGACCGCCGAGGACGACCTCGCCGCTGCGGACGCGGTGACACGATGA
- a CDS encoding glycosyltransferase encodes MTWHELLVVTLVVLVLLGAVPVLAGLFQYLLVPVHAWRNHLDRSAPYLPRVVVIVPAWNEGAVLAPSLERLMHLEYPPDRLRVLVVDDASTDDTPDVVLAKAAEHPGRIVHLRREQGGQGKAHTLNHGIAHALADDWMQALLIMDADVIYRPDSLRRMTRHLADDEVGAVTAFIREGSGRPGSVARFVGYEYVTAQAAARRAQNVMGAMACLAGGAQLHSRANLEAIGGRIDTSTLAEDTYSTFLTQLDGRRVVFEPAAVVLAEEPDSVRALWKQRVRWARGNVQITRTFSDVWFRRPWPLRRGGQRLGSLTFGFVWFSVYLLPVAMSAAAVGLVGLWFVAQTTALTAFQALWWVAVAAYVFVTVTTLLLDRETARRTWFQGLTFPGLLALVVMTAAWFPGLWEDRIPALFGLRMTATGRDVWQLVLYAWPLLAMLAARLVRTVEGVPVLRVLSVPLLYLIGFGPLLCAITLDAYVKQWRGAATTWDKTVKTGRVVG; translated from the coding sequence GTGACGTGGCACGAGTTGCTCGTCGTGACGCTCGTCGTGCTGGTGCTGCTCGGCGCGGTGCCCGTGCTCGCGGGGTTGTTCCAGTACCTCCTGGTGCCCGTGCACGCGTGGCGCAACCACCTGGACCGCTCTGCGCCGTACCTGCCCCGCGTGGTGGTCATCGTGCCCGCGTGGAACGAGGGAGCGGTGCTCGCACCGTCGCTCGAGCGCCTCATGCACCTGGAGTACCCGCCGGACCGGTTGCGCGTGCTCGTCGTCGACGACGCGTCCACCGACGACACCCCGGACGTGGTGCTGGCGAAGGCCGCCGAGCATCCCGGCCGGATCGTGCACCTGCGCCGCGAGCAGGGCGGCCAGGGCAAGGCGCACACGCTCAACCACGGCATCGCGCACGCGCTCGCGGACGACTGGATGCAGGCGCTGCTCATCATGGACGCCGACGTGATCTACCGCCCCGACTCGCTGCGCCGCATGACCCGGCACCTGGCCGACGACGAGGTGGGTGCCGTGACGGCGTTCATCCGCGAGGGCAGCGGGCGGCCCGGGAGCGTCGCACGGTTCGTGGGGTACGAGTACGTGACCGCGCAGGCCGCGGCGCGCCGTGCGCAGAACGTCATGGGCGCGATGGCGTGCCTCGCGGGCGGTGCGCAGCTGCACTCGCGGGCCAACCTCGAGGCGATCGGCGGGCGCATCGACACGAGCACGCTCGCCGAGGACACGTACTCCACGTTCCTCACGCAGCTCGACGGGCGGCGTGTGGTCTTCGAGCCCGCGGCCGTCGTGCTGGCCGAGGAGCCCGACTCGGTGCGCGCGCTGTGGAAGCAGCGCGTGCGCTGGGCGCGCGGGAACGTGCAGATCACGCGGACGTTCTCGGACGTGTGGTTCCGCCGGCCGTGGCCGCTGCGGCGCGGCGGGCAGCGGCTCGGGTCGCTCACGTTCGGCTTCGTGTGGTTCTCCGTGTACCTGCTCCCCGTGGCCATGAGCGCCGCGGCCGTCGGGCTCGTGGGGCTGTGGTTCGTCGCGCAGACCACCGCGCTGACGGCGTTCCAGGCGCTGTGGTGGGTCGCGGTCGCGGCGTACGTGTTCGTCACCGTGACCACGCTGCTGCTGGACCGCGAGACCGCGCGGCGCACGTGGTTCCAGGGCCTGACGTTCCCGGGTCTGCTGGCGCTCGTGGTGATGACGGCCGCGTGGTTCCCCGGGCTGTGGGAGGACCGCATCCCGGCGCTGTTCGGGCTGCGGATGACTGCGACGGGCCGGGACGTGTGGCAGCTGGTGCTGTACGCCTGGCCCCTGCTGGCGATGCTCGCGGCGCGCCTGGTGCGCACGGTCGAGGGCGTCCCGGTGCTGCGCGTCCTGTCCGTCCCGCTGCTGTACCTCATCGGGTTCGGGCCGCTGCTGTGCGCCATCACGCTCGACGCATACGTCAAGCAGTGGCGCGGTGCCGCGACCACCTGGGACAAGACGGTCAAGACGGGACGGGTCGTGGGATGA
- a CDS encoding PHP domain-containing protein gives MTDAASGPSAAPVVDLRGDHHVHSSFSDDAVHTPAQNLAAARAAGLTVVRMVDHVRVSTTYVPELVAALAALPQHDDVRVLTGVEAKILDTAGHVDAPPEVLAGLGGAGGVGRVLLADHQLPGPDGPWSPRETRRRMAEGLAAADVVEMLVTATVAALHRVGRGQVAHPFSLLPKIGLSDDDVTDELLDALADAALATGSPVEVNEKWRCPGPRAVARWHARGVRLVASSDAHDSADVGRYRWLRGVPDDEAAPGTQP, from the coding sequence GTGACCGACGCGGCGAGCGGGCCGTCGGCCGCACCGGTCGTGGACCTGCGCGGCGACCACCACGTGCACTCGTCGTTCTCCGACGACGCGGTGCACACCCCCGCGCAGAACCTCGCGGCCGCCCGGGCGGCGGGGCTCACCGTGGTCCGCATGGTCGACCACGTGCGCGTGAGCACCACGTACGTGCCCGAGCTCGTCGCGGCGCTCGCGGCGCTCCCGCAGCACGACGACGTGCGCGTGCTGACCGGCGTCGAGGCCAAGATCCTCGACACCGCGGGCCACGTGGACGCGCCGCCCGAGGTGCTCGCGGGGCTCGGCGGCGCCGGCGGCGTGGGCCGCGTGCTGCTCGCCGACCACCAGCTGCCCGGGCCCGACGGCCCGTGGTCACCGCGCGAGACGCGCCGCCGCATGGCCGAGGGGCTCGCGGCGGCCGACGTCGTGGAGATGCTGGTCACCGCGACGGTCGCGGCCCTGCACCGCGTCGGACGCGGGCAGGTGGCCCACCCGTTCTCGCTGCTGCCCAAGATCGGCCTGTCCGACGACGACGTCACCGACGAGCTCCTGGACGCGCTCGCCGACGCCGCGCTCGCGACGGGGTCACCCGTCGAGGTCAACGAGAAGTGGCGCTGCCCGGGCCCGCGCGCCGTCGCCCGGTGGCACGCGCGCGGCGTGCGGCTGGTCGCCTCGAGCGACGCGCACGACAGCGCCGACGTCGGCCGGTACCGGTGGCTGCGCGGGGTGCCGGACGACGAGGCCGCACCGGGGACGCAGCCGTGA
- a CDS encoding ATP-grasp domain-containing protein: protein MRVLVTGAGGAAGVAVIRSLLRRGDVDVLAADMDRWAAGIYLVPAEHRRLVPPGKAEHFMDSVVQMCADDEIDVVFPTVDVELPRLAAARDRLTDVGTRLASPALRTLEAALDKLALARVCERACGPAVHVPRTELVGTPQAVSGWDFPVIVKPRRGAGSRGVRIVSSQAELDAVHDEEDLLVQELLPGQEYSVDVLAGLDGRVVAAVPRARLRVDSGIAIAGVTLHDEGLIAAASEVATAIGLTTVGNVQLKRTADGRPGLLEVNPRFPGAMPLTIAAGVDMPSIVLDAVLGRPVPERVEFTEIANVRYLEDVFLPVDDVLPAP, encoded by the coding sequence ATGCGCGTGCTGGTGACCGGAGCGGGCGGAGCGGCGGGGGTCGCGGTGATCCGGTCGCTGCTGCGACGCGGCGACGTGGACGTGCTCGCCGCCGACATGGACCGGTGGGCCGCCGGGATCTACCTGGTACCCGCCGAGCACCGCCGCCTGGTCCCGCCCGGCAAGGCCGAGCACTTCATGGACAGCGTGGTGCAGATGTGCGCGGACGACGAGATCGACGTGGTCTTCCCGACGGTGGACGTCGAGCTGCCGCGCCTGGCCGCGGCGCGGGACCGGCTCACGGACGTCGGGACGCGCCTCGCGTCGCCCGCGCTGCGCACCCTGGAGGCGGCACTCGACAAGCTCGCGCTCGCGCGCGTGTGCGAACGGGCCTGCGGGCCCGCCGTGCACGTGCCCCGCACCGAGCTGGTGGGCACGCCGCAGGCCGTCTCCGGCTGGGACTTCCCGGTGATCGTCAAGCCGCGGCGCGGTGCCGGTTCGCGCGGGGTGCGCATCGTCTCGTCGCAGGCCGAGCTGGACGCCGTGCACGACGAGGAGGACCTGCTGGTCCAGGAGCTCCTGCCCGGTCAGGAGTACTCCGTGGACGTGCTCGCGGGGCTCGACGGCCGCGTGGTCGCGGCGGTTCCGCGCGCGCGGCTGCGCGTCGACTCGGGCATCGCGATCGCGGGCGTGACGCTGCACGACGAGGGTCTGATCGCCGCCGCGAGCGAGGTCGCCACCGCGATCGGGCTGACCACGGTCGGCAACGTGCAGCTCAAGCGCACCGCCGACGGCCGGCCCGGGCTGCTCGAGGTCAACCCGCGCTTCCCGGGTGCGATGCCGCTGACGATCGCCGCCGGCGTGGACATGCCGTCGATCGTGCTCGACGCGGTGCTGGGCCGGCCCGTGCCCGAGCGCGTGGAGTTCACCGAGATCGCCAACGTCCGCTACCTCGAGGACGTGTTCCTGCCGGTCGACGACGTGCTGCCCGCACCGTGA
- a CDS encoding response regulator produces the protein MVDDQVKVLVVEDDADTALFVRTVLERRGGMAVTVAPEPMTALEHADRETFDVVVTDIQMPGMTGLQLLGELRTRAPGLPVIVMTAFASVDYAVDALHREADDFLVKPLSAATLVERVTAAAERGRARRVAATPEVVLAVGAHPDDVEIGVGATLASHRAAGAAIVVLTLSGGAVGGDSDVRRVEALAAAGVVGARLFLHDFDDTRLATADGLIATIEETVAQVGPTVVYTHSAHDRHQDHRAVHEAVQVAARQVPSLACYQSPSSTVDFRPTRFVTVDGFLETKLQMLAAYASQQHRSYMAPDAVRAAARYWARFGTGTYVEPLEMIRASGRVSQAGPGTSAAADRSDEHARGDAR, from the coding sequence ATGGTCGACGACCAGGTCAAGGTGCTCGTCGTCGAGGACGACGCGGACACCGCACTCTTCGTGCGGACCGTGCTCGAACGCCGCGGCGGCATGGCCGTCACGGTCGCCCCTGAGCCCATGACGGCGCTCGAGCACGCCGACCGCGAGACGTTCGACGTCGTCGTCACGGACATCCAGATGCCGGGCATGACCGGGCTCCAGCTGCTCGGCGAGCTGCGCACGCGCGCGCCCGGGCTGCCGGTGATCGTCATGACCGCGTTCGCGAGCGTCGACTACGCGGTCGACGCGCTGCACCGCGAGGCCGACGACTTCCTGGTCAAGCCGCTGTCCGCCGCGACGCTCGTCGAACGCGTGACGGCCGCGGCCGAACGGGGGCGCGCCCGGCGCGTGGCCGCGACGCCCGAGGTGGTGCTCGCCGTCGGCGCGCACCCCGACGACGTCGAGATCGGCGTGGGCGCGACGCTCGCGTCGCACCGGGCGGCGGGTGCCGCGATCGTCGTGCTGACGCTCTCGGGCGGCGCGGTGGGTGGCGACTCCGACGTGCGGCGGGTCGAGGCGCTCGCGGCCGCGGGCGTCGTCGGGGCGCGCCTGTTCCTGCACGACTTCGACGACACCCGGCTGGCGACCGCGGACGGGCTGATCGCCACGATCGAGGAGACCGTCGCGCAGGTGGGGCCCACGGTCGTCTACACGCACTCGGCGCACGACCGGCACCAGGACCACCGCGCGGTGCACGAGGCCGTGCAGGTGGCCGCGCGGCAGGTGCCCTCGCTCGCGTGCTACCAGAGCCCGTCCTCGACGGTCGACTTCCGGCCCACGCGCTTCGTCACGGTCGACGGGTTCCTCGAGACCAAGCTGCAGATGCTCGCGGCGTACGCGTCGCAGCAGCACCGCAGCTACATGGCGCCCGACGCGGTGCGCGCCGCCGCGCGGTACTGGGCGCGGTTCGGCACCGGCACGTACGTCGAGCCGCTCGAGATGATCCGCGCGTCGGGGCGGGTGAGCCAGGCGGGGCCCGGCACGTCCGCGGCCGCCGACCGCTCCGACGAGCACGCCAGGGGAGACGCACGATGA